From the genome of Dioscorea cayenensis subsp. rotundata cultivar TDr96_F1 unplaced genomic scaffold, TDr96_F1_v2_PseudoChromosome.rev07_lg8_w22 25.fasta BLBR01000893.1, whole genome shotgun sequence:
TTTGTGCAGTTTGTCCTTCCAATGCCCGATCGACAACACCTGTTGCACCCTCATCTTGGACTCTTGCCTCGTCATTGCATGAACTAATGGTCTGTCGGCTAGCAACCATCGGACAAATCGCAGGCTTACTTTGTGGAACAACTTGGAACTGACGCCAGCGAGACTTGCTCGGCTGTTCGCGGTGTTTTGTGGGAGTTAATTATTAGCCTCTACCACTGTAATGATTTTTGGTACCTTTTCTTCCCGGCGATCTTGCGCAGCATGGCATGTAGACATCACCAAACCTCGAGATTTCCCTCTTCAGATGGCTCTCCTTGCATCCCCTTGCCTTTGGCGGAGGAGGGAAACTTATGAGTGAAAGATCGAGGTCTGGACACGGGAGTTATTAGCCTCCACCGTGCTCATTGCCGGACCTTGTTTAGTCACTACAAAACTCTGTAAATCTCTTCAAAAGACCGGCCATGGCTCCTTACCGTCGGTTAACAGCACAACATACCTTCTCATACCTATGTTGAGTTCAACCTCGTGCGGCAACACAGCTCTCATCCTTAGCCGTACAAGAGCGCCAAGATACCTTTTGTTCGTCTGCACACTTTTGGAGATAGCCACCAGCTCTCCGACGGGCCGGAGGACATCGGCAACAATTTCCCAACTCCAGCAATGTAGTGGTAAGTTCCAAAGATTCACCCACTTTCCCGTCCTCTAGCTGCACCAATGGAACCAAAATCGCTAGGCCATTGTGTGAAGCCCACCTAGCAACGTCCACACCTCGAAGAGATATCAACCTCTCCTATGTTGCAAGCCTTCTCCACCTCAATCTCTGATGCCATTGTAACTACGTATTCATCCCCTCTGAAACAAGATAGAGAACCCACCTTATCCGCGCCGAACATGATCTCCAATTCCTCTTGGAGTGCACTTTGGGAGATGTATCCTCTGTTAATGGAGACAACCAGGAGTTTTTCGAGCTCATCCTTTAGCTTTAGCACCGCTGGTGTTATTGAGGTAGAGATGACAAAACATCGAATCTACCCCCTATCTTGGTTTCTTTGTTGGGATGTGGACCACACATCATATAGGGATATAAGGATATATGTGCACAAGTAGTGTAGAGACGTACACAAATAacatttataattgtgtatatcttatcatatttaattttgaatggacccaattgtggtgatctaattaaagtttggataaggtcctaattatctatttttaaatgtgtggatttacatattaattatatgttgtgtagaattcctgggggcaaaattgtcaagtCCATAATGGacagacttgtaattagccccataaatatttcttataaataagGTGTGGTCCCTGACTGAGCACGTAATGATATAagattcagaattaggtttttctgaattagggttcccatctccccTCACTGCATGTGATCAGTTAGAAGAATCACAAGgcccaatcatcatcatcaatggattcaagtgcaggtacgCTTCCGCTAAATTTATGTTGTTCCTAAATAATTTCCAATCAAGGAGAAGATCCTGGTTTTTCATAGGGGTTATTTCCATTGTGAAATCTATCAAGTTCCATCAAGTGGCACAAGAGCCATCTTGCTTTGGAATTATTTGGGATTTAGGATTAATTAGATCTTTTGGATTAAATCTTAATacttgaatttattgatttatatttatatatatatatatataatttggttcGGATGTTTGGACTGGTTTGCAtgctaatataaaattaaattaaataatatatatatatatatatatatatggcgatCTCAATGTAGAAATCGTTTGACTCCATTAACATCTATATGTGATGTGTGTGATGaatttaatattcatttatatacatatatactggatttaatttttattctccaGAGAAATCTTCAAGTTTTTTGAGAATCTGTTAGAtaaagctatatatatacatatttaattaatgtataTTGTTTCTGTTGAGTTGAGTTCTATGAGAAATCATGTTAATgtgttttctatatatatatatatatatagaatatcatGAATTCCTTAATAGATCATGCTATTCACGGATTTCAATACAtgcttatatttaattttataaagttaATATCCATTATTACCAAAATCAAGGTGCAGGAGgacaattaataatttaatattaatttaaattttactttgatttggattaggataatatttggattctaatttaattgttaaagtttattttagattattatgaatttaatttttgttcataattataaagttgttttaataatcattagaaaaaataacaacttaaagatgcttttattaaatttcttgGATATTTACTGCAATTGGTAGAAACAGCATCGTCACCAAAGTGACCTCTGTTGTGGAaactttttgtttgtgaataaccATGGTGTTAGTACATACTTATTCTCATGCAGACAACACGTCGGCCCAAAGAAAGACTGTTATCTGGCAGAGATTTGTTTGCACATGTAGTAAtaagttgtttatagttataaaGTGTCTATTGTGAGTATTTAGTCGGCCCAAAGGAAGACTTTGTACTTGACTAGATTTTACTATAAAACTTGATTACTACAACAAGCTAATCACTAGTGAATTGAATCTCTGTCCAAAGACTAGATTTGATGTCACTCGATTAACTTGAAGATGGGTTGTTgttatttgtatgttttgattatTAGACCTCTAGTCAATTAATTATGAGCTAATTATCAATTATTGCTCTCTTTATAGTTGACATCATGAGTGTTAATAATGTGTTTGCCACTCAATGGCATTCCCATGCTTAATGATACAAATTTCAAAGTTTGGAAAAATAAAGTAACACTCGTTTTGGGATGTGTGGATCTCGACATGCGTTAAGCTAATCATGTCCTGCACCTCTAATAGATCAAAGCTCCattcattacaagagagccTTTGAGAGGTGGGAGAAGTCTAACCGTATCAGTCTAATGATCATGAAGAATACAATCCCAGGGGTTTTTCAGGACACTACgtctgaagaaaaaaaaaacatagtaattCCTTGACACCCTGAAAGAGCGCTTTGTAAGAAGTGATAAGGCGAAAACAAATACTACCCTAAGGAAGCTAGTCCCTATGAGGTTTAAGGGTGAGGAATATACATGAGTAGTCCTCTATATGTGTCATCTAGCTGAGAAATTAAAGGGCTTGAAAATCGAGCCACCAAAGAAGAGAGAGTTTAGAGTGGTTCTGTGAATATTTAGCTTATAGGGATAAACTCCATTATTGTGGATCCACTTGCATTAGCGCCTATAGTTTTCAACAAGCATGTTGCTTATATGGTTGGTATTAGTAAAGATGCTTTAATTAGTGGGAGTTTATATTTAGTTAGCTTAATATTTGTATTAATGTCATGACATTTCTAACAGATTTTATGGAATTTCTAGATTATTCATTGTTTTACTCTGAACTATGATCTCATAAAGTTTTTAAAGTTGGACCAGTTGGAAATAGACAAGCATAGATCACATTGGCTTGTCATTTCCATGCTACATCCACACTTGATCTATGTCGTTAGTTAAGTCGGTATATGTGATCAGTGTGGGTTTAGTTACATTATACTAGCGACGACTGCCCCTTTTGTTCCATGTATAGATGAGGCTGATGGACGAGATTGATTTAGGTAATTTTTCAGTTGTGATCACATTTTGGTTGTTGATGGTAATTTATACACGATTTTGAATTCCCGAAGGTATATGATTGTatggtccaagtgggagattgttgggaTGTGGACCACATATCATATAGGGATATAAGGATATATGTGCAcaagttgtgtagacgtacatAACTAACatttataattgtatatatcttatcatatttaattttgaatggacccaattgTGGTGATCTAATTAAAGTTTGGATAGGATCctaattatctatttttaaatgtgtggatttacatattaatcatatgttgtgtagaattcctgagggcaaaattgtcaagtccatgatgggcagacttgtaattagccccatatAGATTTCTTATAAACAAGGTGTGGTCCTGACTGAGCACGTAATGAtctgagattcagaattaggtttttctgaattagggttcccatctccccTCACTGCGTTAAGCAGTTAGAAGAATCACAAGGcccaatcatcatcattaatggATTCAAGTGTAGGTACGCTTCCGCTAAATTTATGTTGTTCCTAAATAATTTCCAATCAAGAAAAAGATCCTGGCTTTTCATAGGGGTTATTCCCATTGTGAAATCCATCAAGTTCCATcattccttgcccttcttccgTCACCTGGGTTCGCTGCAATGTCGTCCTTGAACGTGTTTTCCTTCTACAATGGAGTTCAGGTCGTGGCATTGGACATGAAGCCGCCAAGTGCCCCGCACCTTCACATCTCCTACAAGTCAAGAGATGACGACACTCCTCTGTTCGGTGGGTATGACGGAGACACTTCAAGCATTGCTTCGCCAACACCGGTGAACCCCTGGATCTCTTCCTCCCAGTCAAAGCAGCATGGTTTGGTATCATGATTCTCTCCGATTTACGAGCTTCCTTCCTACCCCTTTTTTGGCACCGTCTCCCACTTCTCTTTTTCCTCTGCAAGCTTGGTAGTAACCACCTGTTGATCCAAACGACCACCATTCTCCCAgggtttgaaaaatatagagtttaaaaagaaggggtttttagggattgcaaaactaacagggtgtttttggtaatattgcaaacttaaagggtttttttggcaattttcactataaacaaatagcatttttttatAGCAATGTAAATATATACTTCACAGggtgtatatgcaaattttctagattatttaaagttaataaaatttattaacttgaaaagaaattatgataagaatgtatttgtgttataaatttggttttaaatttttctaaaattaatagaatataTCATGGTTCTCATGAGGCCCACTGTCTCCGGATATCATGACTCAATCTCAaaatgctttttattttattcaattcaagtgattgaattaatttatgccttttttttttaaattttcattagtTCAAGAAAATTGTACTAAAATCCTTCCACTTTTCATGATTTACAGAATGATTATGAGAGTAGGTCCGCTTGAAATGATTCAATTTGATTATTGAGGACTTTATAGATAATAAAATATAGTCATTGGGCATAATAGTAAAAGTgacatacaaaattaaaattatttaaaatgtcCAAATTTCTTAGTATATATTAAATCATAaaccaaaaattatttaaaaggcGCTGTCCTTGCCTTCCCCGGGCACGCCGCCCTGAGCTCCGCCCATACTGCCGCTAAAGAGCCCTCCGTGAGGATGCTCCATCTCCTTatcaacattattttttaaataaaaaataagaagatatatattttaatgtcaTATGATGTTATATGATTAGCCATAACAATTATCTTATGGTCAACCTCAACTTACTTAAAACCAGCACTGTCGAACAAAAGACCAAAGCAAATGTGTTTCTAACATCTCAAAGTCTGGGATTGCATGCGCCCATTGATAGGGCATTGATTAATTCCTTCTATTAATTCATGCCACACAGATTTTTTATGTTAGATGCATGCAACTTTAAGATTAATGAACTACAGAATAATACAAGATGAACTTATAATTTAATCTGAAGTGAATAACTTAAAACTCATCCTGTAACTAATGGTTCTCAAAGCTGTTTGTCAGCCTTCTTAAGGATCTTTGAGAAGACATCTTTTAGAATGTTTCATGTGCTGTCTTTTTATTGACCCACCTTGCTTTGTGTTTagaaataaacatgaatatgcTTGTCTTGGAATTGGCCATAGATCCAGATTTCATGCTTAAACCAAAcagaaacattttatttataatcatcATGCATAAGGAGAAAACACTTTCATAtcatagaaaaatttaaaagaaaaaggagtaaACAAGAAATCAGTGAGAGGACATACACTGACCTTGGAGtttctctctcttttgttttacaGTCCATAAGAGTTATGGAAACGAAAAACAAATGCATAGAAGCAAAAATAACAGAGGTAGAAGAAGATAAACAATGCTAACAAGGGACAACTGACTAGACTTTAACATTCACCAATCTGTAAATGCAATGTTGAGTTTTGGCACATGTTGGATCTTGCACCAATCCTCCCCTGTTTCTTTATCCAATCGGCACATGAGCTCTTCGGATATAAAAGTCCACTCCAATTCCTGAAGGCTTGTCACATATTGTAAATTTGGAAGCATTTTCAGTTTAGGGCATGAAGCTAATTTCAGGAAAGTAAGTTTGGGCATTGCACCTCTCTCTACCCTCCACTCCTCAAGATTGAGCAATGCAGAAACCTGTCCCCGAATTATGGACTTTGATATAATACCATGGTAGGTAATGAACAGAGTTTCCAACCTAGGGAATCCACCTGAAGAGCATGCCATGGTTTTCCCAAGATACACATATCCAAAGAATTTGAGAGTAACAAGGTGTTGTAACCTCTCCAATTTGGGCATTGGGTCTTCCTCCAATCCAGAACGATATAGTTCAAGCTTGGTGAGACAAGTTGGAAATTCAGATATGGTGTCCCCCTTTGGCCAAAATCCATTTAAAGTCATTGAGAGAAGGCGGTTGTGAAATGCAAAGTCCTTTGTGTTGATCTCTATCTGATATTCATTGGCATATATATGCAAGCTGATAAGATAGGGTAATTCACTGAGTAGACGGTTTAGCATTGCTCCATGGTGTTCCTCACTTATTGACAATTTCAGCTTCCTAAGGTTGGGAAACCTCCAGTTTATCGTTTTATGGGATCCAAATGTCACCGAGCCAAGAGTGAGGAGATTTCTTAGCTCAAGACTTTGAGGTGGTTCACAACATCTGACTTGTACATGTCTTAGTGTCTTTATCTTCCATAATGTGAGTGATATCTCTGTTTCCTCTGGTAAATCGATGGTCTCTAAACATTGAAGGTTCCCTATAGATGATGGTATGCCTGAATCAGTAGTACCCCGCAGTCTGAAATAGCGTAAATAGATCATGAACTTGATCTCTTTTGGAAAACCTTCTCTCAAATTAAACGCAGCCAACTCAAGAACTCTTAGAAGCTCAAATCTAAATATTCGAGAAACTATTGAACCATCACAGTAACGAAATACCATCAAAGTCCTTATTCCATGCCTTGTAGGGATTTTATTGATCATGGTGTCATTGATATTGTGGAAAGCCACACGGCGAGGCAATTTCCAAGAAGTTGGTCGATCATTTTCAGTGGAGCAAACTGTGAGGAAGCCATCCTTCTTAGccgtagatcttgcaaaatcCAGTAGTAGATCGTGGACACCACAGTTCTTCACACTCCCATTGTTTTTCCTGGTATTAACATGAATCAAGCTTCTTTGAATCAACTCCTCTAAAATAGCCTCGGCTGTATCCTCCATggtctttctttcttcttgtggTATGAAGCCTTCTGCAACCCATTTCCTGATTAACTCATTGCCAGAGATCTCAGAATCCTCAGGGTAAGCAcccaaataaagaaaacatgatttcaTATGATACGGAAGATCTTCATAGCTCAACGCGAGTATTTCTTGACATTCTCTTCCTTCTGCCTCCCAATCCATCGTCTCCAACACTCTCCTCCACACAGCGGGTGTTTTGTCTTTTATTGATAGGAAACCTCCAAGTACAACTAACGCCAGAGGTAGGCCACCACATTTGCGCATGAGATGATCGCCAATATTAAGCATTTCACTGGAGCAGTTTGCCTCAGCATCTTCATAAGGAAAGACCTTCTTGATAAAAAGCTTCATGCcctcatcatcattcaaaaGCGGAAGTTCATATGGAGCGCTTGCTGGATCTGCCCGCTTTGCAACATTAAGAAACCGAGTGGTGATCAAGACCCTGCTCCCATTCTTCACATCTGGAAAACTTCTTCGCATCTGATTCCAAACATCCTCTTGCCAAATATCATCCAATACAATGAGAAACCTTTCTGTTGTTAGCGAGTCATTAAGCGTGTCTATCACATCATTTTCTGTCATTTTCTCCAACTCCTCCTTTTCAATCGCTTTAACTTCTTCAAGCATCTTCTTCAAAAGCCCCATTAAACTATTTTCTTGAGAGACTGTTACCCAAATGCGCTTGTGAAAATGATTGCTAACAGCATTATTATGATAGAGTTTTTTTGCAAGGGTGGTTTTGCCGAGACCACCTATGCCGACGATGCTGATGACACAAAGCCTTTgctgtttgtgattcatcagtCGTTCAAGTAGGACCTTTTGGTCATTAAAGAGTCCAACTACATCAGCATCATCAGATTGAGATGAGAAATGAAGTCTCCTCACCGGTATTAAGTTCAAAGCATCTCCATCTTCACACAAGTTTTGAATCCCATACGCCTCTCTGCTAGCCTTGATCTCATTAAGTCGTTCTTTTACTTTGCCAATCTCCACACCAACATTATGCCTTGCTATCAACACCCTTGGTTTAAAActattcatcaaaaaaaaagtattaaatcaaaaataaaaaaataatggttcaTGTGAAGGTAAAGCATGCAATGGATGGAGAAGCACATAAAGAGAGGAAAATTTTATAAGGCAAATTTCCTTGTTtcatcttaaatttaaaaattaaatatttctgaATCTCCGTCTTCATCTCTCTCTATtgataaaatttctaaaatcttTCTACTCTGTATCTTTTTCCTTGTGCCTTTTCCCTGCCTAACTTCCAGCAGTATTGAAATGTTTTAAGTCAGTTTCCTCTTTCTTACCTGTCGATGCAACTTAGGCAACCTTTGGACTGATCGGACTGATGGAATTGATGAATCTTGATGAGGAAAATATCAATGGCGTCTTCAGCTAGATAAGCAACTTGTATAACATCATTCACCCAGTTCTTCACTCTTTcatctctctttccttttgcaTCAGCATCCTTGAGAAAGCATTTAATCCTACAGAGCTCTCTTCCCATCCACTCCACCTCATCACTCACACCATGCAACAATATCAACTCTTGTGTAACCAGCTCTGAAAGCTTGGTTGCCACCAGTGAAACAACGGTTTCagccatctctctctctctctctctctctctctctctcgattgACTGATACTGATGGACTGATTTGTAAGGGATGAAGATGAGgttttctttgaattaatttACGAAGGAATACATTTGATGATGGCTTCAACTTCAAGGCATAATATTAAAAAGCAAAGTGGGACTGTATGTGGTGCATCGCACGTGACCATGTGAAAGGACTCGGAACCCCATGCGAAAGTAGGGATGGTAATAATACCCATACCCGACCCAacccgacccgagtttgacgggtaaaacccgatttgaccgggtttcgggtcgggttcgggtaaaacccgacttgtatgaaacggTGCGAGTGcggtatgggaattctaatacccgacccaGTCACGAACCCGCATCTGactcaaattaaaattactaaaaatatttatataatatatatatatgtatatatacacatatatatactaatatgttctacaacttcacaatttagggttttttatttttcctctttgtttggtcttgtaattatataataatttttatttttatttttatttttataaaaaaattataattactttttaagttatttttttataaaaaaataatatatttttttattaatttttttaatattgaggGCGGGACGGGTATACTCATGGGATCCCGATTACTcgtcgggtgcgggtgtgggtttgggtttttaaaacccgtcgggttcgggttcgaGTTTGAGTATATTAGTGGGGTATCGGATACGGATACGGGTATAGTAATACCtgcacccgacccgacccgacccgacccgttgccatccctatgCGAAAGTTGAATGTTAACATTCAGAAACAGATGCAAGGGGGGCTGCTTCAAGTCACGGGCCGATAGAAGAATATTATATTATCCATCCCATTGGAAGAtgtagttttctttttagaaaaacAAGGGCATGGATCAATGTATAACATGTAAATTAGTTGTAACATTATTTATGagttaatttgtttaataaaaatttaaactcaatttatttttgatgcttACCACTTGAACAAAATGgatttagaattattattattattattattattattattattataaaacaaaatttttttgtaatataattTGTAAAGAATATGTGaaatttctatttaagaaaCAGGACAATAATGCgattgaaatataatattaccctatttaattaactaattaattattattttttttagtaaaatactCTTGTTTAATATTGGCCAAAGATCATAAAgtttataacattttaaattaaatatcaaaattgtttaataactgttattttgtaaaaaaaaattattttaaaattttattaatattaattaagttaaatttaattattttaaataaattaaaacttttctccaacttaatatttggtttgattttaaattattttatcatcaagcaaatattttagtatatatattttaataaaaattatatgtgggagaaagaaagaattttttttatttttttaaattaatatttttgatattttattgaatttaaatgatataataggaaaaaaatttcacaatatgCCTATAGTGTTAGAACAAGCAATTGAATTGAAAGTTATATTATTGGTAATGTTTTTAAAGTTATCTCAATCATACATCACTTTATTATTATCTAATAGTTTCTAATTGCAATGcagaatatttaaaataataatttgctGATGGTTTGTAATTGATactcctttcattttttttagttgtcacattttgaagctcttttttatttctttttacttgtcatattagaaattttgt
Proteins encoded in this window:
- the LOC120255212 gene encoding disease resistance protein RPH8A-like, whose translation is MAETVVSLVATKLSELVTQELILLHGVSDEVEWMGRELCRIKCFLKDADAKGKRDERVKNWVNDVIQVAYLAEDAIDIFLIKIHQFHQSDQSKGCLSCIDSFKPRVLIARHNVGVEIGKVKERLNEIKASREAYGIQNLCEDGDALNLIPVRRLHFSSQSDDADVVGLFNDQKVLLERLMNHKQQRLCVISIVGIGGLGKTTLAKKLYHNNAVSNHFHKRIWVTVSQENSLMGLLKKMLEEVKAIEKEELEKMTENDVIDTLNDSLTTERFLIVLDDIWQEDVWNQMRRSFPDVKNGSRVLITTRFLNVAKRADPASAPYELPLLNDDEGMKLFIKKVFPYEDAEANCSSEMLNIGDHLMRKCGGLPLALVVLGGFLSIKDKTPAVWRRVLETMDWEAEGRECQEILALSYEDLPYHMKSCFLYLGAYPEDSEISGNELIRKWVAEGFIPQEERKTMEDTAEAILEELIQRSLIHVNTRKNNGSVKNCGVHDLLLDFARSTAKKDGFLTVCSTENDRPTSWKLPRRVAFHNINDTMINKIPTRHGIRTLMVFRYCDGSIVSRIFRFELLRVLELAAFNLREGFPKEIKFMIYLRYFRLRGTTDSGIPSSIGNLQCLETIDLPEETEISLTLWKIKTLRHVQVRCCEPPQSLELRNLLTLGSVTFGSHKTINWRFPNLRKLKLSISEEHHGAMLNRLLSELPYLISLHIYANEYQIEINTKDFAFHNRLLSMTLNGFWPKGDTISEFPTCLTKLELYRSGLEEDPMPKLERLQHLVTLKFFGYVYLGKTMACSSGGFPRLETLFITYHGIISKSIIRGQVSALLNLEEWRVERGAMPKLTFLKLASCPKLKMLPNLQYVTSLQELEWTFISEELMCRLDKETGEDWCKIQHVPKLNIAFTDW